The following proteins are encoded in a genomic region of Streptomyces sp. NBC_01723:
- a CDS encoding 1,4-dihydroxy-6-naphthoate synthase, which yields MTHTTDLTAEPLRIAYSPCPNDTFVFDALAHGRVPGAPALDVTFADIDITNGMAERGELDVLKVSYAVLPYVLDEYALLPCGGALGRGCGPLVLTREADADLRGRTVAVPSETSTAYLLFRLWAADTVPGGVGEIVVMPFHEIMPAVRDGKVDAGLVIHEARFTYRNYGLHKLADMGEHWEHTTGLPIPLGAIIARRSLGAEALTGLADAVRASVRAAWDDPEASRPYVMEHAQEMDPAVADQHIGLYVNEFTADLGEAGYAAIRGLLTRAAAEGLVPALGPDALAFP from the coding sequence ATGACGCACACGACCGACCTGACCGCTGAGCCCTTGCGGATCGCGTACTCGCCCTGCCCGAACGACACCTTCGTCTTCGACGCCCTCGCCCACGGCCGGGTGCCGGGCGCGCCCGCCCTCGACGTGACGTTCGCGGACATCGACATCACGAACGGCATGGCCGAACGCGGCGAGTTGGACGTACTGAAGGTGTCGTACGCCGTGCTGCCGTACGTCCTCGACGAGTACGCCCTGCTGCCCTGCGGCGGCGCCCTCGGCCGGGGCTGCGGGCCGCTGGTGCTGACCCGGGAGGCGGACGCGGACCTGCGCGGGCGCACGGTCGCGGTGCCCAGCGAGACGTCGACGGCGTACCTGCTGTTCCGCCTCTGGGCGGCGGACACGGTGCCCGGCGGGGTAGGTGAGATCGTGGTCATGCCGTTCCACGAGATCATGCCGGCCGTGCGGGACGGGAAGGTCGACGCGGGTCTGGTGATCCACGAGGCGCGCTTCACGTACCGGAACTACGGGCTGCACAAGCTCGCCGACATGGGCGAGCACTGGGAGCACACCACCGGGCTGCCGATCCCGCTCGGCGCGATCATCGCCCGGCGGTCGCTGGGCGCGGAGGCCCTGACCGGGCTGGCCGACGCGGTCCGCGCCTCGGTCCGCGCGGCCTGGGACGACCCGGAGGCCTCCCGGCCCTACGTCATGGAGCACGCGCAGGAGATGGACCCGGCCGTCGCCGACCAGCACATCGGGCTGTACGTCAACGAGTTCACGGCCGACCTCGGCGAGGCCGGCTACGCGGCGATCCGGGGCCTGCTGACGCGCGCGGCGGCCGAGGGACTGGTGCCGGCCCTCGGCCCGGACGCGCTGGCGTTCCCCTGA